One part of the Papilio machaon chromosome 5, ilPapMach1.1, whole genome shotgun sequence genome encodes these proteins:
- the LOC106714523 gene encoding mucin-5AC-like isoform X5, giving the protein MRAGVWSAAALLLLAAVTAALRTAQVEGVRNSRRLSNFDSRGSTSTEKIDDAQPTFRSRSYRRRDETSTPVARDITRSKSRNRAPEPLTSNAVTEQSPTDNGRNERFDSRRTNRIRSRPIESQNAVTTFPSRDSTVNNKARQSNRRSQYTTTTVSSLAPSSSVTSNFRRDVNRRAQTTTTEAVTILSSPTLDEFKSEITASSFDDFTRTVPKEEDITTVQFKKRSTTAKSVEVETQASTKAPRTRGRVSPKTNIKLDDMASSGATNILSISENNLIVEKSSEDAKKSRKLRYRTRLSETDTNLTGEGITTSNEIIKTSRKQLKQPESRTTTLAPTERKVQRNVERNSSKSSIVKSMRVVRRPVSRGNENGTTLPKVKTSDEIGDDDNYPASFKAIIQAKNASTQVSSPPSESLSVKATHTAINTNTKTSLPSNTSIESNNFTRLRSKLNTTENDVKNGDEKLSDSPLDSPKLKSEEYKLRGTYSSRPRKVKTENLKTTTTTSSPNAVKTSYKYTRKLRTTTSSPVDFKSSESPRKFKRFESGQSPQTASRPLYSRTKIGKNIDKPAETVTDDSSRNNLNTSVLNNSVKLPRTSYYSRLRNNVKNGITTTAESANTDINNPFKAAKKTENTAETPLIYTMLNKQTKAMSEETNSDTKGEFLLAVSSKESQENNVETDPVTNAEESENMPVINVFSTTQKYHANYKDQGLGNDRQKNEYVATSATPVIRNIQTRKYTRKIFKSKENVESSSVNPVSKSKERALRKYSDTFSKTTEASTNGITTDPEKPKSRFSSKYRASNLDKPFYKPTVPTVTTTTEVGEEILLGPDMNAISFTQTRSALSSADLRLSESLEKPSQVMNVEASNHSPSVTVSIFDALAEILTSTPRIQISTTTDVPQQTFTDSVVKQTLNSVSSNNNVNSVSDFSSQGTSTSTESLTTITTVQNTDQTTPTVLNRLSVEESVSTSLNMKENTMSTNNPQTTLTPTPTTPISARRPFAIKVLYSDTERPTDVPMTSSKSTTKWSTTENTKMVYNTVSDLILSNNNLVSSELTSMLSNNIKDIIENLDEESRSRLSVDMAKMLKTLIPRLVNNNPSLNDLDNIPNTTPYSLEDIKDTENIDISNVAINTNENVNIDSKNFLQNVQDNNVNISQGTTDSPISDGLNNDSVNSISDSVLSTVLPLSESKATVADIIATTTTIDTNSLQTLDSSSTILTTTPTNQLPMNIEIPDTATLSGLEISTATVDNISVDTTKSPTIDPTNKPLPLTFSTNINIGESISSDTNNSSLINKIDNRVGTEDFDSVEIDDPSQISRFQLWVLSKKARVLKMIEQLIREHNDEIANGPLTDVFKQSNNNNTLSNRLTEIMNTMDSTTLSNNPNTDITTDLVVTTPTTATSNPPSDLSESVNIINDRSGADFTVPSTTILSDVISTAIPDSTEVDSATDVTEVIATTIANEIADAFLRTNANAIDQTTVKETMNAENETTNAENEKENIISTTENGEMFDEVNADMTTRRLNLETTTETAITTENTVETTTQAGIETTTVSLVNEIKSNDQITVTSQSNVASQPIIPKKDYVIFGILPNNTVVRKDPNDNVLETLTEASPYIIYGVLPNNTVIRKFPNGTRVPRVMQKIDVLPISPWSLRNPYSPIHNNPAIVRPQSNPIRVSTNIVTSTDTNNETENRLTTDTVNNQQIMIPTSALNLNDSSSFGITTATIKPSAEKSTASHVLNLRTTTMLPSIHEILLNSLSSATKEEMVISSMKSSTPEPRILTLDIDPETKQIRTEKPNDGQGNTVFKFIPIDEITVPPQETNVLTLASTKAPSKSNNEKEVQIVTPISVMEINSPTPEIQTSLKNIDEPTTTVQPTVGTPNVITLADNNIQSTMITSTTNPITTVQPKIESTTSNLRTTTFNSIENSNTITTTVKNVITTFEPTTERYIPDLLTTLTTTSMPLVTTTDIPSTTESVPVPNNSIFTTTEMTKTATDDIQGNNNINQENANLLQMLQSILSTNTKSSSSQEIDQMKLLQALLLSAKDNVKDKQKSLQTTTVRTIQDEIRQFEEDTKFLKALLQATGRDPAELNIPNLNDIKPTLAVTTTMKPITTTTQAPAPTTTSVIKSTTSIAEDLKKIKEDTQLLQALLQATGQTVDTLNLPVISGITSNVRIASNPRTTSIESNPTTPMNVRPIYTTIQSTEKTTTQTNVPQTISTLPTLQEQQSTVKEDIGISTTYRPVQRRITTTTTPPEIYSTLSARRAPSLAQVTTEVPSTSTFSVEEDLAFLNNLKTVLNTNNNDDPEAALANRVIALAVERSLNELQTGTPKSSSPPNVVNSIRTTRPTTTTTTMTTTTVYIPPVSTQSTPSIEDDIKQFEEDTKLLQALLKATGQDPSKFNIPTLPSVNKPNKDNQPSVLASPKTTTKPFGVKIAVKDELKNVQDDAQLLQTLIKLKDAQETTTQRNKIAITGQSSDEALQKLIQKAKPTAMVSEATKSSVSLSTEYGNSNDALLAALLKEQGFGPTTASSLDEQVRLAALLNQVVVTPKARRTTTPPPPPPAPRRPILDGLAWLWQQWRDTAPGAGGAGAGAAGAGGSRTNSRRPAPAQAQAPASSPTAAATPAPSRVNWFGSGPFVGNADDRPASNRIPLEPPRAVAAEQSPGRGQLVSAAINVTRAFSQFLGAAIQGAAQTVQNVIRAGQKAATDVYTNGSG; this is encoded by the exons GTGGAAGGTGTCCGAAATAGCAGAAGACTTTCAAACTTCGACTCGAGAGGCTCAACAAGTACGGAGAAGATTGATGATGCTCAGCCTACCTTTCGGTCCAGGAGTTACCGAAGACGTGATGAAACATCTACACCTGTAGCTAGAGATATCACCAGATCAAAATCCCGGAATAGGGCACCGGAACCTTTGACTTCCAATGCCGTCACAGAACAATCTCCAACAGATAATGGAAGGAACGAGCGATTTGATTCAAGGAGGACCAATCGGATACGAAGTCGACCTATAGAAAGTCAGAACGCCGTCACAACCTTTCCAAGTAGAGACAGTACTGTAAACAACAAGGCACGACAAAGTAATAGAAGATCACAGTACACTACAACTACAGTATCATCTTTAGCACCATCTTCATCAGTCACGAGTAATTTTAGGAGAGATGTAAATAGAAGAGCTCAGACAACTACCACAGAAGCGGTTACTATTCTCTCTTCGCCAACTCTTGATGAATTCAAAAGTGAAATCACAGCTTCTAGTTTCGATGATTTTACGAGAACGGTTCCAAAAGAAGAAGACATTACCActgttcaatttaaaaagagaAGCACGACAGCTAAAAGTGTAGAAGTAGAAACGCAAGCAAGTACAAAAGCACCTAGAACACGCGGGCGCGTCAGtccaaaaacaaatatcaaattagaTGATATGGCTAGTTCTGGTGCAACTAATATTCTAAGTATATCGGAAAATAATCTCATTGTAGAAAAATCATCTGAAGATGCAAAAAAATCACGTAAATTAAGGTACAGGACACGTTTATCGGAAACCGACACCAATCTCACGGGCGAGGGTATCACAActtcaaatgaaataattaaaacttcaaGAAAGCAGCTGAAACAACCAGAAAGTAGGACAACAACATTAGCTCCAACTGAAAGAAAAGTCCAGAGAAATGTAGAACGTAATTCTTCAAAGTCGTCGATCGTCAAGTCTATGAGAGTTGTTCGGCGACCAGTATCGAGAGGAAATGAAAACGGGACAACACTTCCAAAAGTGAAAACTTCAGATGAGATTGGAGACGATGATAACTATCCAGCAAGTTTTAAAGCTATAATTCAAGCTAAGAATGCTTCG ACACAAGTGAGCTCTCCACCCAGCGAGAGTTTATCAGTGAAAGCAACACATACAGCTATCAACACTAACACAAAAACCTCACTGCCTTCCAACACAAGTATTGAATCAAACAATTTTACACGG CTTCGCAGTAAATTAAACACAACTGAAAATGACGTAAAAAATGGAGACGAAAAACTAAGTGATTCTCCCTTAGATTCTCCCAAGCTCAAATCtgaagaatataaattaagagGTACATATTCTTCTAGACCACGAAAAGTAAaaactgaaaatttaaaaactacaacTACTACTAGTTCTCCCAATGCGGTAAAAACTTCATACAAATACACTAGAAAATTACGAACAACAACATCGAGTCCGGTTGATTTCAAATCGTCTGAAAGCCCTCGTAAGTTTAAAAGATTTGAATCTGGGCAATCACCACAGACTGCATCCCGACCACTTTATTCAAGAACAAAAATCggaaaaaatatcgataaacCTGCAGAAACTGTAACTGATGATAGTAGTAGAAACAATTTGAACACCAGTGTCTTAAACAACAGTGTGAAATTGCCAAGAACATCTTATTATTCACGTCTAAGAAATAATGTCAAGAACGGTATAACAACGACAGCGGAGTCTGCTAATACTGATATAAATAATCCTTTCAAAGCTGCCAAGAAAACAGAAAATACTGCTGAAACGCCATTAATATATactatgttaaataaacaaaccaAAGCTATGTCTGAGGAAACCAATAGCGATACAAAGGGAGAGTTTTTATTAGCTGTAAGTAGTAAAGAATCTCAAGAAAATAATGTGGAAACTGATCCAGTAACTAATGCCGAGGAGTCTGAAAACATGCCAGTAATAAACGTTTTCTCGACCACACAAAAATATCACGCTAATTACAAAGATCAGGGTTTGGGGAATGACCgacaaaaaaatgaatatgtaGCTACTTCGGCAACACctgtaataagaaatattcaaacaaGAAAGTATAcacgtaaaatttttaaatctaaagaaAATGTGGAATCTTCATCAGTTAATCCTGTATCGAAATCAAAAGAACGTGCACTCCGCAAATATAGTGATACTTTCTCGAAAACAACTGAAGCTTCTACTAATGGC ATTACTACCGATCCTGAAAAACCAAAAAGCAGATTTAGTTCAAAATACAGAGCCTCTAATCTCGATAAACCGTTTTACAAACCTACAGTACCAACAGTCACAACAACAACT GAAGTGGGTGAAGAAATTCTTTTAGGTCCAGACATGAACGCTATCTCTTTTACTCAAACACGAAGTGCATTGTCTTCAGCAGATTTAAGACTTTCTGAGAGTTTAGAAAAGCCATCACAGGTTATGAACGTAGAAGCCTCAAATCACTCACCATCAGTTACTGTCTCTATTTTTGACGCTTTGGCTGAAATTCTTACGTCTACACCCAGAATTCAAATATCTACAACAACAGACGTACCGCAACAAACATTTACAGATAGTGTTGTTAAGCAAACACTCAATAGCGTGAGTAGTAACAATAATGTAAATAGTGTCAGCGACTTTTCGAGTCAGGGCACATCTACGTCAACAGAGAGTTTAACTACAATAACTACTGTACAAAACACTGATCAGACTACACCTACTGTGCTTAACCGCTTGTCGGTAGAGGAAAGTGTTTCAACGTCACTAAATATGAAGGAGAATACAATGTCCACAAATAATCCCCAAACTACCCTAACTCCCACTCCAACGACTCCTATTTCCGCAAGGAGACCCTTTgccattaaagttttatattcagATACTGAACGGCCGACAGACGTACCAATGACTTCATCTAAATCCACAACCAAATGGAGTACGactgaaaatacaaaaatggtATACAATACTGTGTCCGATCTTATATTATCTAATAACAATTTAGTGTCATCAGAACTAACAAGCATGTTATCGAATAacataaaagatataattgaaaatttagaCGAAGAGAGTAGATCTAGATTATCCGTTGATATggcaaaaatgttaaaaacactTATCCCCAGACTTGTAAATAACAATCCTTCCCTAAACGATCTTGATAATATTCCTAATACTACGCCTTACAGTTTGGAGGATATCAAAGATACTGAAAATATAGACATAAGCAATGTCGCTATTAATactaatgaaaatgtaaatattgacAGTAAAAATTTCCTTCAAAATGTACAggataataatgtaaatatttcacaagGTACTACTGATTCCCCGATTAGTGACGGTCTTAATAATGATAGTGTAAATAGCATAAGTGATTCCGTTTTGAGCACAGTTTTGCCTTTATCAGAAAGCAAGGCAACAGTAGCTGATATCATAGCTACAACCACTACTATTGATACTAATTCTTTGCAAACTTTAGATTCATCTTCAACAATATTAACTACTACTCCCACTAATCAATTACCCATGAATATTGAGATACCAGATACAGCTACTTTGTCTGGCTTAGAAATAAGCACCGCCACTGTAGATAATATAAGCGTAGACACTACCAAAAGTCCAACAATTGATCCCACTAACAAACCTTTACCCCTCACATTTTCCACAAACATAAACATTGGTGAATCTATTTCAAGTGATACAAATAATTCttctttaataaacaaaattgacaATCGGGTTGGAACCGAGGACTTTGATAGCGTTGAAATTGATGACCCCAGCCAAATATCTCGTTTTCAATTATGGGTTCTTTCCAAAAAAGCTCgcgttttaaaaatgattgaaCAACTTATACGGGAACATAATGATGAAATAGCAAATGGACCACTGACTGATGTATTTAAacaatctaataataataatacacttTCTAATCGATTGACTGAGATAATGAATACAATGGACTCTACGACTTTGTCTAATAATCCAAATACTGATATTACGACTGACTTAGTAGTTACCACGCCTACTACAGCCACTTCTAACCCACCATCTGACTTATCTGAATCAGTCAATATCATAAATGATCGCTCTGGAGCTGACTTTACAGTTCCTTCCACGACCATTCTTAGTGATGTTATATCAACTGCTATCCCTGACTCTACCGAAGTAGATTCTGCAACAGATGTTACTGAAGTAATCGCTACTACAATTGCGAATGAAATTGCTGATGCTTTCTTACGTACAAATGCTAACGCTATCGATCAAACTACAGTAAAGGAAACAATGAATGCTGAAAATGAAACAACAAATGcagaaaatgaaaaagaaaatataatttcaactaCAGAAAATGGAGAAATGTTTGATGAGGTCAATGCTGATATGACAACACGtagattaaatttagaaacGACAACAGAAACAGCAATAACAACTGAGAATACAGTAGAGACCACTACGCAAGCAGGTATCGAAACCACCACTGTATCActtgtaaatgaaattaaatcaaatgacCAAATAACTGTCACCTCGCAAAGCAACGTTGCCAGTCAGCCAATCATTCCGAAAAaagattatgttatatttggCATACTACCTAATAATACGGTGGTACGTAAAGATCCTAATGATAATGTACTGGAAACGTTAACGGAGGCAAGTCCGTACATTATTTATGGTGTGCTACCAAATAACACAGTAATACGCAAATTTCCAAATGGAACTAGAGTACCACGTGTCATGCAAAAAATTGACGTACTACCAATCAGTCCATGGAGTCTAAGAAATCCATATAGCCCCATCCATAATAATCCGGCCATTGTCAGACCGCAGTCTAACCCCATCCGAGTATCCACTAATATTGTGACATCTACCGACACAAATAACGAAACGGAAAACCGATTAACCACCGACACTGTAAATAACCAACAAATAAtg ATACCTACATCGGCACTTAATTTAAACGATAGCAGTTCCTTTGGCATAACTACTGCCACTATTAAGCCGTCTGCTGAAAAAAGCACTGCCTCGCATGTTTTGAATTTACGCACTACTACAATGCTACCTTCTATTCATGAGATTCTGCTTAATAGTTTATCTTCAGCCACTAAAGAGGAAATGGTTATATCATCAATGAAAAGCTCCACTCCTGAACCAAGAATATTAACACTGGATATCGATCCGGag ACTAAACAAATCAGAACCGAAAAACCCAACGATGGCCAAGGAAAcactgtttttaaatttataccaaTAGACGAAATCACTGTTCCTCCACAAGAAACAAATGTCTTAACGCTTGCTTCGACTAAAGCACCTTCGAAATCAAACAACGAAAAAGAAGTACAAATCGTGACTCCAATTTCAGTAATGGAAATTAATTCACCAACACCAGAAATTCAAACaagcttaaaaaatattgatgaaCCGACAACAACCGTTCAGCCTACTGTTGGAACCCCTAATGTAATAACACTTGCTGATAACAACATTCAGTCAACAATGATAACTTCCACAACCAATCCAATAACAACAGTTCAACCTAAGATAGAAAGCACAACTTCCAATTTAAGAACGACTACCTTTAACAGTATAGAAAATTCAAACACGATAACGACAACagtgaaaaatgtaataactaCATTTGAACCTACAACGGAAAGATATATACCAGACCTGCTGACAACTTTAACAACTACAAGTATGCCACTAGTTACAACTACTGATATACCAAGCACCACAGAATCAGTACCAGTCCCAAATAATTCTATCTTTACAACAACAGAAATGACGAAAACTGCCACAGATGATATACAaggtaacaataatataaaccaGGAAAATGCAAATTTACTTCAGATGCTACAATCaattttatcaacaaatacaaaatcttCTTCGTCTCAAGAGATTGatcaaatgaaattattacaagCATTGTTATTAAGCGCTAAGGATAATGTAAAAGATAAACAGAAGTCACTACAAACTACCACTGTTCGCACAATACAAGACGAAATTCGTCAATTTGAAGAAGACACGAAATTTTTGAAAGCACTTTTACAAGCTACAGGTAGAGATCCAGCAGAACTTAATATTCCAAATCTCAATGACATAAAACCAACTTTGGCTGTAACGACAACAATGAAACCTATAACAACTACTACTCAAGCACCTGCGCCTACAACAACCTCtgtaataaaatcaacaacTTCTATAGCCGaagatttaaagaaaatcaaagaagaCACTCAACTACTACAGGCATTATTACAAGCCACCGGCCAGACTGTTGATACTTTAAATTTGCCAGTCATATCTGGGATAACTTCTAACGTGCGGATTGCTTCAAATCCCCGAACAACGTCTATTGAATCTAATCCTACAACTCCAATGAATGTTCGTCCAATATATACCACAATTCAATCAACAGAAAAAACTACAACACAGACTAATGTGCCGCAAACTATTTCTACATTACCTACATTACAGGAACAACAAAGTACTGTAAAAGAAGATATTGGTATTTCAACCACATATCGACCTGTCCAGAGAAGAATAACAACAACTACCACACCTCCCGAAATATATTCAACTTTAAGCGCTAGACGAGCTCCAAGCTTAGCACAAGTTACTACTGAAGTGCCAAGTACATCTACGTTTTCCGTTGAAGAAGATTTAGCATTTCTAAACAACCTg AAAACTGTATTAAATACGAATAATAACGATGACCCGGAAGCTGCTTTAGCAAACCGTGTTATTGCTCTGGCTGTAGAGAGAAGTTTGAACGAACTACAAACTGGAACACCAAAGAGTTCTTCCCCTCCAAATGTTGTAAACTCCATTCGCACAACTAGACCAACTACCACCACCACGACAATGACTACAACTACTGTATATATTCCTCCAGTCTCCACGCAAAGTACACCATCTATAGAAGACgatattaaacaatttgaagAAGACACGAAACTTTTACAGGCATTGTTGAAAGCAACAGGACAAGATCCATCGAAGTTTAACATACCAACATTACCAAGTGTAAAT AAGCCTAATAAGGATAATCAACCCAGCGTTTTGGCATCGCCAAAAACGACAACAAAACCATTTGGAGTGAAAATAGCTGTTAAAGatgaattgaaaaatgttcAAGATGATGcacaattattacaaacattaataaagTTGAAAGACGCGCAAGAAACAACGACTCAGAGAAATAAAATCGCAATCACAG GCCAATCTTCCGATGAAGCTcttcaaaaattaatacaaaaagcaAAACCAACAGCTATGGTATCAGAAGCTACAAAATCATCTGTCTCTTTGAGTACTGAATATGGAAATAGCAATGACGCTCTCCTTGCGGCGTTACTTAAAGAGCAAGGATTCGGTCCAACCACGGCAAGTTCTTTGGATGAACAAGTTCGACTCGct GCCTTACTGAACCAAGTGGTAGTGACGCCGAAGGCTAGGCGGACGACTACCCCTCCGCCGCCGCCCCCGGCGCCGCGGCGGCCTATCCTGGACGGCTTAGCCTGGCTCTGGCAGCAGTGGCGGGACACGGCACCGGGCGCGGGAGGCGCAGGTGCGGGAGCTGCTGGTGCGGGGGGCTCTAGGACAAACAGCAGGAGACCCGCCCCTGCGCAGGCTCAGGCGCCCGCGTCTAGTCCCACGGCGGCCGCGACACCGGCTCCTTCGAGGGTCAACTGGTTTGGCTCCGGACCGTTCGTTGGAAACGCTGATGATAGACCGGCGTCCAATCGA ATACCTCTGGAGCCACCGCGCGCAGTCGCCGCTGAGCAGTCCCCGGGCCGGGGGCAGCTTGTCTCTGCTGCGATTAACGTCACTAGAGCTTTCTCTCAGTTCCTTGGAGCGGCGATACAG GGCGCAGCACAGACTGTACAAAATGTCATACGAGCTGGTCAAAAGGCGGCAACGGACGTTTACACCAACGGCTCCGGGTAG